From Catharus ustulatus isolate bCatUst1 chromosome 6, bCatUst1.pri.v2, whole genome shotgun sequence, a single genomic window includes:
- the XRCC3 gene encoding DNA repair protein XRCC3 isoform X2, with translation MDWDQFDLNPKTIAALKKADIKSVKEILNLSGADLQRLMKLSSADIQCLLKTVSHALRRNSMLTALQLYQDKDHFTSQHQKLSLGCSVLDNLLKGGIPLVGITELAGESSAGKTQISLQLCLCVQYPYKYGGLESGAVYICTEDVFPSKRLQQLIDQQHKLRADVPAEIIQKIRFGNSIFVEQAADLDTFQQCITRRLSLLLARGMVRLVVIDSIAALFRCEFGPAESALKARYLQTFGAQLHSLSTRFRTPIMCINQVTDAVSESEAAQCSCRIMGSKVTPALGITWSNQLLMRLMASRTSLPTPSPGAASHCAGSSLPFIAKALQPLSSEGQQTTSPHSLCHC, from the exons ATGGATTGGGACCAGTTTGACTTGAACCCTAAAACAATTGCTGCCCTgaaaaaag CTGACATAAAATCagtaaaagagattttaaacCTCTCTGGAGCAGACTTGCAGAGGCTGATGAAGCTCTCCAGTGCAGACATCCAGTGCCTGCTGAAAACAGTCTCTCATGCCCTGAGAAGGAACAGCATGCTCACAG cacTTCAGCTCTACCAAGATAAAGATCATTTCACCTCCCAGCACCAGAAGCTGAGCCTGGGATGTTCAGTGCTAGACAATTTGCTGAAAGGTGGCATTCCTTTAGTGGGAATCACGGAGCTTGCTGGGGAAAGTTCTGCTGGGAAGACTCAGATTAGTTtacagctgtgcctgtgtgtgcagtACCCTTACAAGTATGGTGGATTAGAGTCTG gagctgtctACATTTGTACAGAAGATGTGTTCCCAAGCAAACGTTTGCAGCAGCTCATAGATCAACAGCATAAGCTGCGTGCAGATGTTCCAGCTGAAATCATACAGAAGATCAGATTTGGAAACAGCATTTTTGTTGAGCAGGCAGCAGACCTG gaCACCTTCCAGCAGTGCATCACGAggaggctgtccctgctgctggctcggggCATGGTGCGGCTCGTGGTCATCGACTCCATCGCCGCCCTGTTCCGCTGCGAGTTCGGCCCGGCCGAGTCTGCGCTGAAGGCTCGCTACCTGCAGACCTTTggggcacagctgcacagcctAAGCACTCGGTTCAGGACTCCCATCATGTGCATTAACCAG GTGACGGACGCAGTGAGCGAGTCAGAAGCTGCTCAGTGCAGTTGTAG GATAATGGGCAGCAAAGTCACCCCAGCACTTGGAATAACCTGGTCCAACCAGCTGCTGATGAGACTGATGGCCAGCCGGACATCACTGCCCACACCCTCACCTGGAGCAGCATCACACTGTGCTGGAAGC tCCCTTCCCTTCATAGCAAAAGCTCTTCAGCCTCTTTCATCTGAAGGACAGCAAACCACATCCCCTCATTCTCTTTGCCATTGCTAA
- the XRCC3 gene encoding DNA repair protein XRCC3 isoform X1: MDWDQFDLNPKTIAALKKADIKSVKEILNLSGADLQRLMKLSSADIQCLLKTVSHALRRNSMLTALQLYQDKDHFTSQHQKLSLGCSVLDNLLKGGIPLVGITELAGESSAGKTQISLQLCLCVQYPYKYGGLESGAVYICTEDVFPSKRLQQLIDQQHKLRADVPAEIIQKIRFGNSIFVEQAADLDTFQQCITRRLSLLLARGMVRLVVIDSIAALFRCEFGPAESALKARYLQTFGAQLHSLSTRFRTPIMCINQVTDAVSESEAAQCSCRIMGSKVTPALGITWSNQLLMRLMASRTSLPTPSPGAASHCAGSMRTLSVVFAPHLPPSFCYYTVQLEGVKGVK, from the exons ATGGATTGGGACCAGTTTGACTTGAACCCTAAAACAATTGCTGCCCTgaaaaaag CTGACATAAAATCagtaaaagagattttaaacCTCTCTGGAGCAGACTTGCAGAGGCTGATGAAGCTCTCCAGTGCAGACATCCAGTGCCTGCTGAAAACAGTCTCTCATGCCCTGAGAAGGAACAGCATGCTCACAG cacTTCAGCTCTACCAAGATAAAGATCATTTCACCTCCCAGCACCAGAAGCTGAGCCTGGGATGTTCAGTGCTAGACAATTTGCTGAAAGGTGGCATTCCTTTAGTGGGAATCACGGAGCTTGCTGGGGAAAGTTCTGCTGGGAAGACTCAGATTAGTTtacagctgtgcctgtgtgtgcagtACCCTTACAAGTATGGTGGATTAGAGTCTG gagctgtctACATTTGTACAGAAGATGTGTTCCCAAGCAAACGTTTGCAGCAGCTCATAGATCAACAGCATAAGCTGCGTGCAGATGTTCCAGCTGAAATCATACAGAAGATCAGATTTGGAAACAGCATTTTTGTTGAGCAGGCAGCAGACCTG gaCACCTTCCAGCAGTGCATCACGAggaggctgtccctgctgctggctcggggCATGGTGCGGCTCGTGGTCATCGACTCCATCGCCGCCCTGTTCCGCTGCGAGTTCGGCCCGGCCGAGTCTGCGCTGAAGGCTCGCTACCTGCAGACCTTTggggcacagctgcacagcctAAGCACTCGGTTCAGGACTCCCATCATGTGCATTAACCAG GTGACGGACGCAGTGAGCGAGTCAGAAGCTGCTCAGTGCAGTTGTAG GATAATGGGCAGCAAAGTCACCCCAGCACTTGGAATAACCTGGTCCAACCAGCTGCTGATGAGACTGATGGCCAGCCGGACATCACTGCCCACACCCTCACCTGGAGCAGCATCACACTGTGCTGGAAGCATGAGGACTTTAAGTGTAGTTTTTGCTCCCCATCTCCCTCCATCCTTTTGCTACTATACAGTACAGCTGGAAGGTGTAAAAGGAGTAAAGTAA